CTTGGAATCTGGCGCGTGCGCTCGGCCGCCTAGGCTCCCAGGTGGCTTATGTCACGCCCTTGTCCACCGACACCTTTGGCGAGCAATTTTTCAATGCCCTGCTAGAGAGCCGCGTCGAATTTGCGGGCAAACGCAGCGAGCTGCCCAGTTGCTTGGCGCTGGTGCACATACATCCCGACGGCTCGCCCGCTTACCGGTTCTACCGCGAGGGTGTGGCCGACCGCGACTACAGCCCCGAATCGGTAAAAAAACACGTAGCCGGCCCTCAGACCGTGTTTCACATCGCATCGCTGGCGCTGTTTCCGCCCGACGGATATGCGTGGGCCGGGTTTTTGGGCGAGCTAAACCAGCAGGGCATCTGCACCAGCGTGGATGTGAACGTGCGGCGGTTGCCCGGAGCCGACAACGGCGCCTACACCGAACTGCTGCTGCGCGTGATGCCACAGGCGCGCGTGCTCAAGGTCAGTGACGAAGACTTGCAACAACTCGGCCTTGGTCACGACCCGCTGCGCACGGCCCGCACGCTGCTCAACGACACCACCCAAGTGGTGCTGCTGACCCGTGGCTCCTTGGGTGCATGGTGCCTGACGGCTGAGGGCACCTGGCATGAACCGGCCCCCAATACTCCCGTATGCGACACCGTGGGTGCGGGCGATTGCAGCTACGCTGGCTTTTTGCACGCCCTCGATGCCGCGGGTGCTTTTAACCCGCCATGGCGCATACCAACGGCCCAAACTCTGCAAAATGCATTGGTTATGGCCAGTCGCTGCGCTGCCTTCAACTTGCGCCAGCAAGGTTGCCAGCCCGCTTGGCGGCAAGAACTCTGATGACCCTAGCCGCTCCCCGCTGCGTGGGCGTGCGTTGGGTTTCACGCCAAGCCCATTTTTTGCCCCATCTTCGTCCACTTTGTGTAACTTTGTTACAATCTTGCCATCCAATGCAAAAAACCGGAATGCGTCCATGACCGCAGCAACAGAACGCGCGCTTGATCTGCTAATTTTTGGCGGGGCCGGTGACCTCTCATGGCGAAAGCTCTTGCCTGCGCTGTACATGGCGCACGCGCACCAGCGCTTGCCAAAGGCCACCCGCATCATTGCGCTGGGCCGTCAAGCCTGGAACACCGCTCAGTACGTGGAGTTCGTGCAAGGGGCCAGCATCAAGCACATCGAGGACAGCGAACTGCACCCGGCTGCGTGGCAGGCGTTTTTGCAGCGGCTCGAATACGTGCCCCTTGACGCCACCCAAGCAGCGGACTACGCTCGCTTGGCCGCTTGCCTTACGCCGCAGGCGCAGCGCGTGTACTACTTGGCCACCGCCCCGACCCTTTTCACGCAGATTTGCCAGCACCTTGATGGCGCCGGACTGGTCGATGCGCAAGCGCGGGTGGTGCTGGAAAAACCGCTTGGCCACGACCTGCCCTCTGCCAAAGTGATCAACGAGGCCGTGGCGCGCCATTTTGACGAACAACAAATCTACCGCATCGACCACTATCTGGGTAAGGAAACGGTGCAAAACCTGATGGTGCTGCGCTTTGGCAACGCCATTTTTGAGCCGCTGTGGCGCGCCCCCAGCATACGCAGCGTACAAATCACGGTGGCC
This sequence is a window from Serpentinimonas maccroryi. Protein-coding genes within it:
- a CDS encoding carbohydrate kinase family protein: MHTRFVVAGEAIVDLIARSDGSFAPALGGSPWNLARALGRLGSQVAYVTPLSTDTFGEQFFNALLESRVEFAGKRSELPSCLALVHIHPDGSPAYRFYREGVADRDYSPESVKKHVAGPQTVFHIASLALFPPDGYAWAGFLGELNQQGICTSVDVNVRRLPGADNGAYTELLLRVMPQARVLKVSDEDLQQLGLGHDPLRTARTLLNDTTQVVLLTRGSLGAWCLTAEGTWHEPAPNTPVCDTVGAGDCSYAGFLHALDAAGAFNPPWRIPTAQTLQNALVMASRCAAFNLRQQGCQPAWRQEL